AGGTTCACTACCGAGTATGCAATCTTTAATCCACTTCTCAGGACAACATGTTGTACTCGATACGGTTAAACCGTCTGAGGATGGGAAGGGAAGTATTCTGCGTTTTTACGAATCAGCAGGTGGTCGGGAAACGGTAGAACTGGAATGGCCACAGGATTGTACTGAAGTCTTCTTATCTAATGCCTTGGAGCAGGAGATAAATATGATAGAATATGTTGGAAGCCGAATAGAACTTCAATTTAGCCCGTATGAGATCAAGACCATTAAAATTAATTACTAAAATATATAATCTAAAGGAGCTAGACTACCATGGAACAATTCAGACTCCCGAAAATACCGATGCCTGAACTTACGCTGCCGGTAGCGATACAAGAAGTACTGGCGGAAGCCGAGGTAAAGCTGGCTCATCGACCAAAACTATTGCAATTGTTCAAGAATTGCTTTCCTAATACATTAGAAACAACAACAAAATTGATGGATGACGGAACAACCTTTGTCATCACAGGGGATATCCCAGCTTCTTGGCTACGTGACTCAGTAGAGCAAGTGATTCAATACGTACCGTTTGCTAAGGAAGATCAGGATTTACAACGTATTATTAGTGGGCTTATTAAACGCCACATTCAATATATTCATATCGATCCGTATGCTAATGCATTCAACGAGTCCGCTAACGATTGGCACTGGAATACGACGGATGTTACGGACATGTCCCCATGGGTATGGGAGCGGAAATTTGAGATTGATTCCTTATGCTTTGTGATACGTCTAGCCTATACGTATTGGAAAGAAACTGAACTAACCGACATCTTTGATGCGGGGTTCAAATCGGCGATGAAACGTATCATTGAACTGTTCAAAACGGAGCAATATCATTTCGAGAAATCCCCTTACCGTTTCACACGAAACAATGGAATTCCTGAGGATTCATTGCGTAACAACGGACTTGGAATGCCAGTTAATTATACCGGGATGATCTGGTCGGGCTTCCGTTCCAGTGACGATGCTTGCGACTTCCATTACAACATTCCAGGTAACATGTTTGCGGTTGTAGCACTACGTCAAATGCAAGAATTTGCGGAATGGGTATTCCGTGACATGGATCTCCTAGCTGAACTGAAGGAACTTGAATTTGAAGTTGATCATGGTATCAAATTATATGGTATTTACCGCCATCCTGAATTTGGACCGATCTATGCTTATGAAACAGATGGCTTCGGAAACTACTGTTTGATGGACGATGCTGGTACACCAGGGTTGATGTCGATTCCTTATCTTGGTTATGTGAGTGCGGATGATGAGATTTATCAAAATACGAGACGGTTTGCGCTGAGCAAAGAGAATCCTTTCTATTTTGAAGGTAAAGCGGCTAAAGGTATCGGTAGTCCACACACACCAGAGAACTATATCTGGCACATGGCGCTGTCCATGCAGGGAATTACGGCCCAAACGGCGGAAGAGAAACTGGAAATGATCGCAATGCTAGAGAGCACGGATGCAGATACTGGATTTATGCACGAAGGCTTCCATGTAGACGATCCTACTATCTTTACGCGTAAATGGTTCGCTTGGTCGAACAGCTTGTTCTCACAGCTTGTGTATCGGGCGATGAAAGAAGGAATTTTGTAAGTTTGATCCTCTAAGGCAGACTCACATAGGCCTGAAATAGAACAGTTTCTATATAAAAAGGAGAAATGAACATGAGCAAAATTATTGGAGAAAAATTGTCTAACATCCCTTGGCAGGACAAGCCTGCCAACATCAACGCACCGGTATGGCGGTATTCCGCGAATCCGATTATCAATCGGGATGCTATTCCGAACTCCAACAGTGTATTCAACTCGGCAGTTGTTCCTTTTGAAGGCGGATTTGCCGGCGTATTCCGTTGCGACTCGAAATCTGTCAGCATGGATATTTTCGCTGGTTTCAGTGACGATGGCGTGAACTGGAAGATCAATCACGAACCTATCGTGTTTGAGGGAGACGAAGAAGTAATTAAGCGCGAATACCGTTATGATCCACGGGTCATCAAAATTGAAGAT
This portion of the Paenibacillus segetis genome encodes:
- a CDS encoding glycoside hydrolase family 125 protein, translated to MEQFRLPKIPMPELTLPVAIQEVLAEAEVKLAHRPKLLQLFKNCFPNTLETTTKLMDDGTTFVITGDIPASWLRDSVEQVIQYVPFAKEDQDLQRIISGLIKRHIQYIHIDPYANAFNESANDWHWNTTDVTDMSPWVWERKFEIDSLCFVIRLAYTYWKETELTDIFDAGFKSAMKRIIELFKTEQYHFEKSPYRFTRNNGIPEDSLRNNGLGMPVNYTGMIWSGFRSSDDACDFHYNIPGNMFAVVALRQMQEFAEWVFRDMDLLAELKELEFEVDHGIKLYGIYRHPEFGPIYAYETDGFGNYCLMDDAGTPGLMSIPYLGYVSADDEIYQNTRRFALSKENPFYFEGKAAKGIGSPHTPENYIWHMALSMQGITAQTAEEKLEMIAMLESTDADTGFMHEGFHVDDPTIFTRKWFAWSNSLFSQLVYRAMKEGIL